Within Octopus bimaculoides isolate UCB-OBI-ISO-001 chromosome 20, ASM119413v2, whole genome shotgun sequence, the genomic segment ttctcaaaacgaaattcagtggaataccaaagcgtaagcggacaagacatttaaaattaccgaAAACAAATCACcgaaaaaaatcaatttaagtcttagtagacacaagatgtgatctatttctagcacattaaatgtccacgttagtggtcaacgttatatatatatatatatatatatatatcaatctctctctctctctctctctctctctctctctctctctctctctctctctctctctctctctctctctctctctctctttctctgttttttactATCACTCAAACCAAACCACTTgcattccctctctctttcactcaatcCCCTCCTCTCTCCTTGGTTCTTAGTCTTTCTTTTCTACGTGTTATACCTCTCACGAAACTTGACCCTTCTATTCATTTGTCTGATAAACTAAACCAGAACAGTCAGTTGGAAATAAGGAAAACCTGTTTTCTTCATATGTTTGTTCCTTTCTCTTTTGTTCAAATCAAATCCTTCTACGTGTATGTAATCTTATACATTCCTAAATTTCTATTTATTGGAAATGAAGTGTTCAGTTTCCAATGAAATGATTCTAAACAAATAAAACCAGATGTCACGTGATTATCACATTTTAATTGCGAACTGTTTGTGTTGTTACGTCTAGAACAAGTTCACTTATAACAACCACTCTTATATTCCTGTTAGTTTCGGATTTGTACATATCTCTTAATTAACTTCATTATATCACGAACAATATAATTAGTCACGAAGAACTATTGGAAAGTTCTTCAAGTATGATGTCGTGTGGTTATATTACAGTTGCTGAGGGGACCTGGGGCTCCTCTCGTTTGTCTGCCAAACTGTTGatgtcgatgatggtgatgatagtgatgatgtctCCTTACACTTCAGCCTGTAAGTAAAGGACACTAACTTTATTTTCTCACCTCTAACCTTTCTCTTTGtccctcccaccctctctctctctctctctctctctctctctctctctctctctctcatgatgtACGCTGTATCTTGGGGACGTTAAAGTTAGCCGGTCCCTCTTCAGAAGGGATTCGGATGATTTCTTCCAGAAAGTAAGGAGAGATAAATTGTTCCAATACgctaattttatattatttatctactGCACAAGATAAATTTGCTCTCAACAAGAAATTAATTCATATGGGAGGATTTCATCCTCACCCCAGAACAAATACCCCTAAAACTTCGAGCAACTCGTCATTCCCATCTAAgattaatatattgtaatatgttCTCCCAGTAAGTGAGAGTTGCGTGGTTCAATTCCCATTAGTTCACCTGTTCCCCTCATTGTCCTTTTGcgttatatttcaatataaataaggACCTCACACTTTTTAGCAAACAGATGGCGATTTTTGCAGTCAGCGACCCAGGATTAGTAATAATCGGGTGGTGGTTCGTAGGTTTAATGTTTGTATTTGGAAACTTGAGTTAGTTAAGCTTATATGACATCTCTGGTCAgcatcataattaaaaaaaagactaattaataaaaagaaaatacttgagGCAGGTGGAGAACAGAATGAAGATGATCTAACCCCGTGAACTAAATAAAGGGTACGTTACAAGATTCTGGAAATATTACTTAATAGGAGAGGTATCTGAAGATGTCCGGAGGATACAATAGGTgaagcattcttttcttttccacgctaggcacaaggcccgaaatttttgtgggggcggggccagtcgattagatcgaccccagtacgcaactggtgcttaagttatcgaccccgaaagactgtaacgcaaagccgacctcggcggaatttgaactcagaacgtaaagatagacgaaataccgctaaacatttcgcccagcgtgctaacgtttctgccagctcgtcgccttacaaCAGCGGGAACATTGCGACTATAATGAGCAAGATGAGGAGGACATTAGTCCAGATATGTATACACGAACGGTAACTCTTGGTCTCAGAAATTCAGacaaaatttctttcttcttgtttgttgtttactgtAATTaacattccttttctttcttcttttccatcattttctgtactctcttcttttttccccttcttcctctttctcttctactgtttcttttttttttttttttcgtttttgtccaTCTGTATGTGACTTTTGAATAAATTTCCCCTCctccatttttttatcttttatagctATTGAAATGACCAACCTGTCACCTGCTGACGGTTTCACCATTGGAGAAGGAAAAACAATGAATATTGTATGTTCATATTATACGAACAATCTTGTTTGGTTCAGGCTCATGCGAAACAGCACTTCCGTTGTAGAGATGCAATACAACCAAAGCTTTGGAGTCTTTGAAACGAAGATGTATGAGAAAGATTTCAGTTGTACTTTCATGCGATATTCATCGAATTCTGGTGTGTTCAAATGCTGGAAAAAGAACCTCAATTGCAAGGATGTGGGCTTATACAGTTGTTGGTTAAGAGACGGAGATATTTCCAGTATAAAGTTTCTAAAAGGTCAGTTCACAATCCACGTCATTAGTTTTCACtattcaacattattatttttataattgaagcATTTACAAAgtctattactattattgttgttttacttcgCAGAGTgctcggtcttgtttgctctggtagattctgtCAGAGGTCTCACCACAAGGcctctttccgcacattataagctttggaTACTCGGTTgtgttgttaattatcgtgggagacattcaacatcccaccaccaatttcaaaatcttttcccagcagagcagttttggGAGTTTGTTCTACTCTTATACCAATTACGATTTCTCTGACATAATTCTCGAACTTGGCTGTTAGTGTTCCGAGTGCCTCAACAACTACTGCAATGACATTCTCCTCGTTGTTCACATTCTTACAATTTCGTAGTTTGTACTTTTCAGTCCATTCATGaaaatgctcgaccacacgtttcacgaatgacgctccagaagttgggGGAACTTGGcaacgaagttcttccccacccagtttattccccagacctttctcctatcGACGACCACTTTTTCAAGCCCCTTGACAgcttcctgcgagagaaggagttcaaaaatcaaactgatgctgaaagtgcgttcagaGAGTTCATCAGCTCTGGAACTcaagatttttatgttaccagaataaaatgtgttgattgcaatggtacttactttgatgaataaaatttctccattgttgaaatatattgtgatgaatttcatgtttcaaaatgttgcttactttttactcagcctgataagtgtgtgtgtgtgtgtgtgtgtgtgtcaattccATTGAAGtctccttcaatggaatttcaacatcaacatcaggatatttttgtatgtatgtatgtatgtatgtatgtatgtatgtatgtatgtatgtatgtatgtatgtatacttaggtCTTTATGTAGGTATTG encodes:
- the LOC106878948 gene encoding uncharacterized protein LOC106878948 yields the protein MMSCGYITVAEGTWGSSRLSAKLLMSMMVMIVMMSPYTSASIEMTNLSPADGFTIGEGKTMNIVCSYYTNNLVWFRLMRNSTSVVEMQYNQSFGVFETKMYEKDFSCTFMRYSSNSGVFKCWKKNLNCKDVGLYSCWLRDGDISSIKFLKVKSSIKSLALAENDFQMSRTATFKCTANVALPFPGVVVFQWRLTNGRNEIVKEDRLNVWHSNKCYGEVTSFYRYNVQYDDFTHRSAVSCTVFNQTHTEIIDPPIIIASSAPAGILYSKWILVVNLILLLVAVAISR